gAATATATTTTGTGCCAAATGTGTGCAGACGCAATTATTTGTCTTTTATGGATGACATGGCATTTGCCATTTGTACAAAAAATATTCTGTCAGTGACAATTCACACATTGCAAAGTACATATGGGCTGAGTCGTACATAGAGTCTCGGCGAGGTTGCGTTAAACTGAAAATGACATGTAACGAGACACAAGAAACCTGAATATGGCTATGAGTCAATACTCAATCGTCAGAAATTGTCGTCGGGAAGTTCATCCACCCACCCACCGCGCTTCCTGAACATAGAGAGAGATCGGCGTAGCAGAGAGGAAGTCATAGGCATACATATGTAACTGAAGGTGCGTCCTTTTCTTCTCCAGGCGCTCGCCCTGGCCGCGAAGACATGGAGGGGGCTTTGGTGACCGCAGCCACGGGGGTTTTGGGGCCCGTCATAGCGAAGCTGGCTCATCTGCTAGGCACTGAGTACAAGCTTCGTCACCGGACGCGGAGCGACATCAACCTCATCAAGTCCAAGTGCAAGTCGATGCACTCTCTCCTTGTGATGATATGGGAGAGGGAGGATCTTGATGAGGAATCCAGGAAGCTGAAGATGGAAGCATTGGATCTTGCTGACGACATGGAGGACGCTACGGACGACTTCATACTTGGTATGGAGCGTAGCGTTAGCAACAAGCACTTGATTCAGAAGAAGATCAACAAAAGACCTTTCCAAGATTTGAAGAAAAGAGCAACGGATGTGTCACGAaggtgccgccgcaagtggaagcGGATGACTGCTCAGCCCATCTGCAGCATGTTTTCCTTGAAAAAAGCCCAAGGCTCTGCTCCTATAGCTCCTTATGTCCGCAGGGATGCATCACAGCTCGTGGGTATGGTTACACCGAAGGGCAATCTGATTCGTTACCTGTTACCAGATCAGTTCGAGCCGCAGTTCCGAATGGCATCCATTGCTGGAATGGCAGGGATGGGGAAAACAACCCTTGCCCGCCTTGTGTATGAGGAGATTCAAGACAAGTTCCAGGCCCGGGCTTTTGTCTCAGTCACTCCCGGTGGTAACATGAAAAAGCTGCTCACAAATATTCTCCAACAAGTAGCACCTGACAGTAACAGTACTGCATCATTTCTTGACACCAAAGCCGCTGCAGAAGAACATCTTGTTGGCAGAATATCTGACTTCCTCAAAGACAGGAGGTACGCAAATTTATATATTCAACTCGATTTTATTTTTCTGTGTGCGCACAGTGAGGGTCCGGGTTACAAATTTTAGATTAAGAAAACGTAATTTCAAAATAAGTTTGGTCAAaccttttgaaatttgaaaaacatTCTTCAGAATCTCCTTCCCTAGCAGAGCCTTTTCTAGTGTGCAACGTGAGATTGATCTAGCATGTTCGTACAAAAAATGATCTTTCCTTAGGAGAGTAGGCTTGGTCGACGGTGATCATAGGATTGGCACAAACCGCAAAAAGGATTTAGAAACTGTAACATCATGGCCCCAGGGTTTTATTGGATTGATAGATCATTCACATAAACAAAATGCATCATTTTCCAGAAACTCATTTCCAAAGAACCTCATCCGGTTGTGTACGAGTGAGGATAAAGTGCGTGGAAGAGACTACTACTGGCATGTGGGGCCAGGGGTAACGATTTATAGAAATTGTCCTGAGTCGGCATACACATAGGCCGGGTTGCATGGCCGGTCACTCTCTTTCTCTCATGTGTCTGATGCATTCTTATTAGAATAATCAATGGTGTAAATGCGGATTATGTTTTTTACAGTCTTTTGAATAACCAACAAAAAAACTAAGAGTGCCTAGCAATTTATGGAAGCTAACAATCTGTCTTTTCAACTTCGGTAGATACCTAGTAATGATTGATGACATCTGGCATTGTGGAGAATGGGAAACGATCAGGAAGTGTTTTCCGGAGAATGATCTTGGCAGTAGAATTGTCACGACCAGTCGTATTGATTCTGTAGCCCAAAAGTGGCGGGATGATACTAATGCCTTGGTCCACGAAGTGGGTTCTCAATGGGATGCACCTGATAAATCAACGTGGGATGAGAAAAGATCGTTCTACGTTGCATTTGGTGATCATCCTTTTGTGCACGTGTGTGGGGGTATGCCTTTGGCAATACATTGTATGTTGTCAGCCAAGCTAAAGGAGCGAGAGAAACAAGGGCTCAATGCGACGGACCGTGATTTAAGTGATACGATTGTGAAGCAAGTTATACAAAAAGGAATTCATAACACACCGGGGCTTGAGCCACTGGTAGAGAGCTTGCAGCTTGACTATGATAATCTTACTGATCATAGGTTGAAGACTTGCTTGTTGTACTGCAGTATGTACCCTGAGGATCACAATTTGGAAATTCAGTACGTGATCCGGCGGTGGGTTGCTGAAAGATTTGTGTATAAAGAGGAAGAAGCAAAAGTTTTGTTTGAAGACCTTGTCAACCGGCGATTGTTGATTTTGATGGAAAGAAATACAAAATGTGACAAGTACTACTACAGACTGCACCCCATGATGCGAAATTTCCTGAGATGGAAATCGCGCGAAGATAATTTCATTACTTGGAGTTCGGACTTACAACCCTCAGATACCAGTAGAATCCGTCGTCTTTTCGTGGACAATCTGCCATGCATGCATGATGGAGGGGAGCAAGTGGTTCCCTTGTGTGGATTCGAATTGTCTCATATTCGGAGCCTTGTTGTTTTGGGGTGTGCCGAGAGAGTCCCCTTTCAGAGGATGGAACGGCTGCGAGTGCTGGATGTTGCAGGGATCTCGGATCTGCGGGACCATCATCTGAAGAAGAATGTGTGCGGTCTCGTCCGTCTGCGGCACCTGTTGGGCCTCAATGGTGACGGCATCACCGAGATCCCTCCAGAAATAGCGAGGCTGCAACGTTTGGAGACGTTGGAGGTGTTCAGAACAAAGATCAAGTGTGTACCCGGTGTGATTGCAAACCTGGAGCAGTTGATGACTCTGGCTGTGCCTCGCAACGGAAATCTGGTAGAGCTCCCTAGGGAGATAGGGGGTTTGCAGCAATTGAGGTCCCTGGACACGAGTGAAACAGAGATTAGGGAGCTGCCCAAGGATATTGGGAAACTGCAACGCTTGGAGCAACTACTCTCGAGTGAAACCCAATGGCTTGATAAGATACCAAGGGGGCTCTGGAGGCTGAAGGAACTCAAGGTTCTGAAATTAGATGGCACCACAGTCAGTGTACCCTTGGAAGCTTGTCGGGTTCTAAAATTGGTGGGTGTGGGAATACCCGAGTGCATCCACCAAGCTTGGAAGAGAGATCTGATGTCTTCTCTAGCTGGGGAGATGCTATCCTTCGAAACGTCTTGTTCGGAGGAGCTGTTCGAAGGGGGGCTAGTCGTTGGCGCAAAAAACATGCACATCCCAGGTTGGATCAGAGAGCACTTCAATGACCTTGCTGTGTTGGATATCAGGATCTGCATCCTAGATGAGGGGGGACTAAAGATTCTACGAGAGATGCCCAATCTGCGGAGCCTCACTCTAAGATTCGAAGTTGTCCCAAGAAATGCGATAGCCATCAGCGGTGAAGGGTTTGCAAAGCTCGATTACCTCCTTGTTGACAGCCGAGTACCACGTATTACCTTCCAGGAAGGAGCAATGCCAAACCTGGAAATTATTTACTTCCAGTTCCAGTTCTACACGGGCCCAGTGACTACAAAGCCGATGGGAATCAAGCACCTCAGGAGTCTCAGTGAGGTTTACTTTGGTTGCAGTAAGTGGTATCGAGCGGAGAGCATCCCTTGCATCAGTGCCACCATTAATGTCGTCAGCAAAGAAGTCCGGGAGCATCCAAACATAATCTACTTCAGCGGCTTTGGTGACAATGGGGAATGGTGCACTGAATTTTCTGGCGCCGAATCGATTGGCGAGGATGATTACAGCAAGGAGAAGGGTGAGTTTGAGGAGGATTGCAGCGATGAGAATTGCGAGATTGAGGAGGAGAACAGCGAAGCGAATTCTCAAGATACGGATGATGATTGCAGCACTGGGACAAGCGAGGTTAACAAAGAGAGCAGCGGCGGGGTGCGTGAGATCGTGGAGAACGGCAGGGTGGAACCaaaaaggagatggaggaggatagcCAGGCCAAATTGACCATCCTGCCGAGCATGGGCGGTAATCTATATATGTGGGAGTTTATCATGCTTCTTATTTATGCAAGGACTATTTTTTAACACTCTTCTTCTTTGCCTTTCATTTCTTACTGTGGCAGATTATTCTCATTACACCTTGAATCTAAAAGAGAGGAGCAGCACTTGTTAAAACTTTCACGTATTCTGCGAATCTTCAACTACAAcaatgttttttcttcttcttactgCTTTAGGATATCGATAAGCTGAATCTGCAGTTTATCGACTTTCACGTTTTCTGCAAATGTCCAGGAAGCTATATGCTGGGGTTCTGTTTGTCTGTCCACTTCATGTTTTCAAGTTCTTTCTCCAGCCATGCACCAACTCCAGTCACGCTGACTGCCAAGGTGAAGGACTTGGAGGAGAGCTGCCGCAACGCATCTTATGGCTGCTCCCGCTGCATCCACTTCCTGCAAAAGGCGAGCCCCATGCCTTCTTTGCTCCGTTTTTGCCTTTCTATTTGTTGTgttcttctctcttttctttaCTGTACTTGGTGCTGTAAAATATTTATGAGTATTTTTTCCTTCCGACGTGTTGGATTTTAGGATGAATTAGTACTTTGTATGGTCAAATTAGTCCATGCCGCCATAGTACGGAATTGGCAAGAATTACTGAAATAGATGAATAACATATTTTTGAAACAAAACTGTATACAATGATATGCAACGAGACTATTCTTCAAATGAGCACAACTATTCTGCAACTGTATAGAATAATTGCAGTGTATGGGTTCTGGTAGGTTGAATCTTTCTTTTGTTCCTGGTGATGCCTTACATCACAGGTTGCAAAATTCCATTGTCAAACTTTAATGCTGGGTTGGACCATAAGTAGGTTATTGGCTTTGTTTTTCTGTTCTAGCTCATAACCGGTTGCTGATTATTACTTTTTTGCAGAGAATCATGTTTGCCTTGTTTTTTTAGTGTCAGAAATTGTTTCCAGTTCAGTGTGTTTGTAACAAAAAAGAAAATATgtttgttttaaaaaaaaaatttaatatgATTCCCTTGGGCCAGCATTCGTGCCACGTTAAGGGAAGTGGTTTCAGTTGGTTCCACGCAATCTTTCagaaaccattccattccatatgAGAAATTTCATACAAATACCTTTCTTTGAAGGTGGAGCATTGTCAATAGTTGCTACCAGAGGTCTTTTGAGTTTTGAGTTCCCAGCATCATCTTTGCTGAATTCTTTACCATTTCTTCGTTCATGGAGACTTGGgaacattgcccaaaggatcagTCATCTCTTGAGCTTCGTACAGCAAAGCCGCATCCATGTGAGTAAACCATGGCAATAAAGGAAAATTTCAGTCTATAATTTTTCAGGTTATAACATAAGGCAGAAAGTCACTGATAGAACTGGAAAACTACAGATATTCCATCAACCAATTAGATGATACAAGGTGCTATGTTGACTGCATTTTCTAACAGCTTGCTAGGGTTTGAAAAGATTCTGAGTGATGAGATGTTTCATATTTGCAACTAGCTAGCACTGGGAAGGCATATATCATTCCTCAAATAGGATAGGACCTATCCCTCCAGCAATTGCAATTTGGTACAATGCTGATCACAATAAGCACATCATAGCCTATAAATCTCAATTATTGCTATATGGAGTATCACTGGGATAAGCAATTCACTACCCCTTGAAACAGCAATGCACTAAAAGCTGGGCAACCATGTTACCATAGAAACATCTTAAACTACGCTAATCCTCATGTCCATAGACTAGGGGCCAGAGCAACAAAGGACATATGGAAAAAACGGCAGACACAAAATAACACTAAATTAATTGGGATTTACATTCCTCAGTCCATACATCGGCACGCTTTAGCAAGCAAGCAGCTTATAGGAATATAACTCTGACCTGTTATTGAGGTCCGAGGACATGGCTGGCACATTCGAAGGCGTTGATGAAGTTCCCTTTGTGATAGCCTTAAACCCACTGTCTAACAACTGCTGCGCCTGTTTTCTACTCTTCCCCTCCTTCCTCCTCACTAGCATTCCACAGCAGATGATCCTGGTGCTCATTCCAGGACACGGGGGTGAAGAAGTCAACAACTGGGATCAATTGGCGGAAGCCATTCTT
The Lolium rigidum isolate FL_2022 unplaced genomic scaffold, APGP_CSIRO_Lrig_0.1 contig_13061_1, whole genome shotgun sequence DNA segment above includes these coding regions:
- the LOC124680346 gene encoding disease resistance protein PIK5-NP-like, with the protein product MEGALVTAATGVLGPVIAKLAHLLGTEYKLRHRTRSDINLIKSKCKSMHSLLVMIWEREDLDEESRKLKMEALDLADDMEDATDDFILGMERSVSNKHLIQKKINKRPFQDLKKRATDVSRRCRRKWKRMTAQPICSMFSLKKAQGSAPIAPYVRRDASQLVGMVTPKGNLIRYLLPDQFEPQFRMASIAGMAGMGKTTLARLVYEEIQDKFQARAFVSVTPGGNMKKLLTNILQQVAPDSNSTASFLDTKAAAEEHLVGRISDFLKDRRYLVMIDDIWHCGEWETIRKCFPENDLGSRIVTTSRIDSVAQKWRDDTNALVHEVGSQWDAPDKSTWDEKRSFYVAFGDHPFVHVCGGMPLAIHCMLSAKLKEREKQGLNATDRDLSDTIVKQVIQKGIHNTPGLEPLVESLQLDYDNLTDHRLKTCLLYCSMYPEDHNLEIQYVIRRWVAERFVYKEEEAKVLFEDLVNRRLLILMERNTKCDKYYYRLHPMMRNFLRWKSREDNFITWSSDLQPSDTSRIRRLFVDNLPCMHDGGEQVVPLCGFELSHIRSLVVLGCAERVPFQRMERLRVLDVAGISDLRDHHLKKNVCGLVRLRHLLGLNGDGITEIPPEIARLQRLETLEVFRTKIKCVPGVIANLEQLMTLAVPRNGNLVELPREIGGLQQLRSLDTSETEIRELPKDIGKLQRLEQLLSSETQWLDKIPRGLWRLKELKVLKLDGTTVSVPLEACRVLKLVGVGIPECIHQAWKRDLMSSLAGEMLSFETSCSEELFEGGLVVGAKNMHIPGWIREHFNDLAVLDIRICILDEGGLKILREMPNLRSLTLRFEVVPRNAIAISGEGFAKLDYLLVDSRVPRITFQEGAMPNLEIIYFQFQFYTGPVTTKPMGIKHLRSLSEVYFGCSKWYRAESIPCISATINVVSKEVREHPNIIYFSGFGDNGEWCTEFSGAESIGEDDYSKEKGEFEEDCSDENCEIEEENSEANSQDTDDDCSTGTSEVNKESSGGVREIVENGRVEPKRRWRRIARPN